From one Streptomyces sp. ICC1 genomic stretch:
- a CDS encoding peptidoglycan-binding protein, with amino-acid sequence MAPAGSSIERDGKLYEVNGKPVRLMYGTTPVYRTMKTGDKGEDVKQLKRNLQALGFGTGLDPSDGTFTAGTATGVKRWQKSHSLKETGEIGKDDIAFASGPQRVQKNDMAVGDEAAAGKPVLTLTGTERLVRFQLDVAKAGAAKVGDPVTVTLPGGATATGKIESVGSTANPDDPASGGAGGPGGPGVGDKKPKLQVEVTLDNAAEAKGPDQSPVSVNLTGETRKGVLSVPVNSLLALADGGFGVQVVENGTVREVKVELGMFGKGRVEVKGDALKEGMRVGVPKS; translated from the coding sequence GTGGCGCCCGCCGGCTCCTCCATCGAGCGCGACGGCAAGCTCTACGAGGTCAACGGCAAGCCGGTGCGCCTGATGTACGGCACCACGCCCGTGTACCGGACCATGAAGACCGGGGACAAGGGCGAGGACGTCAAGCAGCTCAAGCGCAACCTCCAGGCCCTCGGCTTCGGGACCGGCCTGGACCCCTCGGACGGCACCTTCACCGCGGGCACCGCCACCGGCGTCAAGCGCTGGCAGAAGTCGCACTCCCTGAAGGAGACGGGCGAGATCGGCAAGGACGACATCGCCTTCGCCTCCGGACCGCAGCGGGTCCAGAAGAACGACATGGCGGTCGGCGACGAGGCGGCCGCCGGCAAGCCCGTGCTGACCCTGACCGGCACCGAGCGGCTGGTCCGCTTCCAGCTGGACGTGGCCAAGGCGGGCGCCGCCAAGGTCGGCGACCCGGTGACCGTGACCCTGCCGGGCGGCGCCACCGCCACCGGCAAGATCGAGTCCGTGGGCAGCACCGCCAACCCCGACGACCCGGCCTCGGGCGGCGCGGGCGGCCCGGGAGGCCCGGGCGTCGGCGACAAGAAGCCGAAGCTCCAGGTCGAGGTCACCCTCGACAACGCCGCCGAGGCCAAGGGCCCCGACCAGTCCCCCGTCTCGGTGAACCTGACGGGCGAGACCCGCAAGGGCGTGCTCTCCGTACCGGTCAACTCCCTCCTCGCCCTCGCCGACGGCGGCTTCGGGGTCCAGGTCGTCGAGAACGGCACGGTGCGCGAGGTCAAGGTCGAGCTCGGCATGTTCGGCAAGGGCCGGGTCGAGGTGAAGGGGGACGCCCTCAAGGAGGGCATGCGGGTAGGGGTCCCGAAGTCATGA
- a CDS encoding oxygenase MpaB family protein, which yields MGLTTATIVSELEAANKVGDPKADQMVSDLIDNKEIDGVNALFRTIGTLKPGQDLSELPPRLAEFLKEAAAGPPDWSEADVKAAESFFAHHHGEVSMLQGTVGLIGTYLSPTGAFTLRSTGRLGGVQGPGRRLSQSSRLFLDMGNENALRDGTLAANVTKVRLVHASVRQLHQKSGEWDYAKWGEPVSQKYTTGATCVFSTQIIQAMDRLGIDVAKDDAKGFMCAWHYVNHYLGTPEKWLLPKDPDLVEGMWNHVRDEEWKKTDDGVFMTKQAVDFYKKFYPPGVHDAFTAMVRHALTDKYADMAGLPKSILDAAAKPLAAGHDLVSGIGSGLLGGGIKKATGVNPYKEIVGIASKSFNEVQKFALTHDQDNQPQMHQELHDNR from the coding sequence ATGGGACTGACGACAGCCACGATCGTCTCCGAGCTGGAAGCGGCGAACAAGGTAGGTGACCCGAAGGCCGACCAGATGGTGTCCGACCTGATCGACAACAAGGAGATCGACGGGGTCAACGCCCTGTTCCGTACCATCGGCACCCTCAAGCCCGGACAGGATCTCTCCGAACTTCCGCCGCGCCTGGCGGAGTTCCTCAAGGAGGCCGCGGCCGGCCCGCCGGACTGGTCCGAGGCTGACGTCAAGGCCGCGGAGAGCTTCTTCGCCCACCACCACGGCGAAGTCAGCATGCTCCAGGGCACGGTCGGCCTCATCGGCACCTACCTCTCCCCGACCGGCGCGTTCACCCTGCGCTCAACCGGCCGCCTCGGCGGCGTCCAGGGGCCGGGCCGGCGCCTGTCGCAGTCTTCCCGCCTCTTCCTCGACATGGGCAATGAGAACGCCCTGCGCGACGGCACCCTCGCGGCGAACGTCACCAAGGTCCGCCTGGTCCACGCATCGGTTCGCCAGCTCCACCAGAAGAGCGGCGAGTGGGACTACGCCAAGTGGGGCGAGCCGGTCTCGCAGAAGTACACCACTGGCGCCACCTGCGTCTTCTCCACCCAGATCATCCAGGCCATGGACCGTCTGGGCATCGACGTGGCCAAAGACGATGCCAAGGGCTTCATGTGCGCCTGGCACTACGTCAACCACTACCTGGGCACACCCGAGAAGTGGCTCCTGCCCAAGGACCCCGACCTGGTCGAGGGTATGTGGAACCACGTACGTGACGAGGAGTGGAAGAAGACCGACGACGGGGTCTTCATGACCAAGCAGGCCGTCGACTTCTACAAGAAGTTCTACCCGCCGGGCGTCCACGACGCGTTCACCGCCATGGTCCGCCACGCGCTCACCGACAAGTACGCGGACATGGCCGGCCTGCCCAAGAGCATCCTGGACGCAGCAGCCAAACCGCTCGCGGCAGGCCACGACCTGGTCAGCGGCATCGGCAGCGGCCTCCTCGGCGGCGGCATCAAGAAGGCCACCGGCGTCAACCCGTACAAGGAGATCGTCGGTATCGCTTCCAAGAGCTTCAACGAGGTCCAGAAGTTCGCCCTCACTCACGACCAGGACAACCAGCCACAGATGCACCAGGAACTCCACGACAACCGCTGA
- a CDS encoding VanW family protein: MRRAPRTGTRAATGKRWTVPGVAGVAGGAAVLGFGGLYAAGLLLAGEDVAVGTKVRGVDIGGMSRTEARQALDRELGPAAAAPLELRIGEHAERAQPGTLGLSLDTGATAERAARSGSSPVRVIGRLFSSGDPDVEPVVRLDEKTARAALDGIGAKAAQEVREGSVAFEKGKAKQVAPVTGTALDVDGSLGALRSGYPRARAAAAEPVTLPVRRTEPRIGGQETERALKEFAEPAMSAPVTLTVDGKRIPVGPAVLSKHLTVKDDGAGRLAPVLDGKALLADPELAGPLRQATPGPVEARLRTDAAGRVSVAEEGRPGRRVSEQGLGTAVLPLLTGSGAAARTGEVATEEVRPTLAANTVEQLGIKEKVSSFKVDFEKAPYRTTNIGRAAELINGSVVLPDETWSFNRRVGERTKENGFVDGLIINNGQYEKASGGGVSAVATTVFNAMFFAGVKPVEYGAHSFYIERYPEGREATVAWGSLDLRFANDSGKALYIQAEATDTSITITFLGTKKFDEVRAVKGPRTNVKPPATRTDDGAKCEPQSPLEGFDVAVDRVFVRGGQEVKRETMKTRYTPRDSVTCG; this comes from the coding sequence ATGCGACGCGCACCACGTACGGGCACCCGGGCGGCCACCGGCAAGCGGTGGACCGTGCCGGGCGTCGCGGGCGTGGCCGGCGGCGCGGCGGTCCTCGGATTCGGTGGGCTGTACGCCGCCGGCCTGCTGCTGGCCGGCGAGGACGTCGCCGTCGGCACCAAGGTCCGCGGTGTCGACATAGGCGGGATGAGCCGCACCGAGGCCCGCCAGGCCCTGGACCGGGAGCTGGGCCCGGCCGCCGCGGCCCCGCTGGAGCTGCGGATCGGGGAACACGCCGAGCGGGCCCAGCCCGGCACGCTCGGGCTGTCCCTGGACACCGGCGCCACCGCCGAGCGGGCCGCGCGCTCCGGATCGAGCCCCGTGCGCGTGATCGGCCGGCTGTTCTCCTCCGGCGATCCCGATGTGGAGCCGGTGGTCCGGCTCGACGAGAAGACCGCCCGCGCCGCCCTCGACGGGATCGGAGCCAAGGCCGCGCAGGAGGTCCGGGAGGGCTCGGTCGCCTTCGAGAAGGGCAAGGCCAAGCAGGTGGCCCCGGTCACCGGCACCGCCCTCGACGTCGACGGCTCCCTCGGAGCGCTGCGCTCCGGCTACCCCCGGGCCCGGGCCGCGGCGGCCGAGCCCGTCACGCTGCCCGTGCGGCGCACGGAACCCCGCATCGGCGGGCAGGAGACGGAGCGGGCGCTCAAGGAGTTCGCCGAGCCCGCGATGTCCGCCCCGGTCACCCTCACCGTCGACGGCAAGCGCATACCCGTCGGCCCCGCCGTCCTGTCCAAGCACCTCACCGTCAAGGACGACGGCGCGGGCCGCCTCGCCCCCGTGCTCGACGGCAAGGCGCTGCTCGCCGACCCGGAGCTGGCCGGTCCGCTGCGCCAGGCGACGCCCGGACCGGTGGAGGCCCGATTGCGCACCGACGCGGCCGGGCGGGTGTCCGTGGCCGAGGAGGGCCGCCCCGGGCGCCGGGTGAGCGAGCAGGGCCTCGGCACGGCGGTGCTGCCGCTGCTGACCGGGTCGGGCGCGGCCGCGCGTACGGGTGAGGTCGCCACCGAGGAGGTCCGGCCGACGCTGGCCGCGAACACGGTCGAGCAGCTGGGCATCAAGGAGAAGGTGTCCTCCTTCAAGGTCGACTTCGAGAAGGCCCCGTACCGGACCACGAACATCGGGCGGGCCGCCGAGCTGATCAACGGCTCGGTCGTGCTGCCCGACGAGACGTGGAGCTTCAACCGCCGCGTCGGCGAGCGCACGAAGGAGAACGGCTTCGTCGACGGCCTCATCATCAACAACGGCCAGTACGAGAAGGCTTCGGGCGGCGGGGTGTCGGCGGTCGCCACCACCGTGTTCAACGCAATGTTCTTCGCGGGCGTCAAACCGGTCGAGTACGGGGCGCACTCCTTCTACATCGAGCGCTACCCGGAGGGCCGCGAGGCCACCGTCGCCTGGGGCAGCCTGGACCTGCGCTTCGCCAACGACTCGGGCAAGGCCCTCTACATCCAGGCCGAGGCGACCGACACCTCGATCACCATCACCTTCCTGGGAACGAAGAAGTTCGACGAGGTGCGCGCGGTCAAGGGCCCGCGCACGAACGTCAAACCGCCGGCCACGCGGACGGACGACGGCGCGAAGTGCGAACCGCAGTCCCCGCTGGAGGGCTTCGACGTCGCCGTGGACCGCGTGTTCGTGCGGGGCGGGCAAGAGGTCAAGCGGGAGACCATGAAGACCCGCTACACACCGAGGGACAGCGTGACGTGCGGGTGA
- a CDS encoding NUDIX hydrolase, with product MPQLTDEAVTEDAGGGPAGPGTWMTPEEYGASRAALWTGAVVLVTDADGRVLVQSVDYRRDRLLPGGAVDAGESPAAAAAREMYEELGIEGRYPRGLAVDWIPADTPGMPPGMGFPGEILHVFDGGTWSRGRIESIRLPAQEITGIHFAEPAELTDLMDPGDARRALSALRARINGGGAALLEDGRPTSPTALDRLGALRGRRVRQHGGPLYTPDAAAEPPRVDLRLRRSS from the coding sequence ATGCCGCAGCTGACCGACGAGGCCGTGACCGAGGACGCGGGCGGCGGGCCCGCGGGGCCGGGCACGTGGATGACCCCGGAGGAGTACGGGGCCTCGCGCGCCGCGCTGTGGACCGGGGCGGTCGTCCTGGTCACCGACGCCGACGGGCGCGTCCTCGTGCAGAGCGTGGACTACCGCCGCGACCGGCTGCTGCCGGGCGGCGCGGTGGACGCGGGCGAGTCGCCGGCCGCGGCGGCCGCCCGCGAGATGTACGAGGAGCTCGGCATCGAGGGCCGCTACCCGCGCGGCCTCGCCGTCGACTGGATCCCCGCCGACACCCCCGGGATGCCGCCCGGGATGGGGTTCCCCGGCGAGATCCTGCACGTCTTCGACGGCGGCACCTGGTCCCGCGGGCGGATCGAGTCCATCCGCCTCCCCGCCCAGGAGATCACCGGCATCCACTTCGCCGAGCCGGCCGAGCTGACCGACCTGATGGACCCGGGCGACGCCCGCCGGGCCCTCTCCGCCCTGCGGGCCCGGATCAACGGCGGCGGCGCCGCCCTGCTGGAGGACGGCCGCCCCACCAGCCCCACGGCCCTGGACCGGCTCGGCGCCCTGCGCGGCCGGCGCGTCAGGCAGCACGGCGGTCCCTTATACACACCTGACGCTGCCGCCGAACCACCCCGTGTAGACCTCCGCCTTCGCCGTAGCTCATAA
- a CDS encoding response regulator transcription factor: MRVVIAEDSVLLREGLTRLLTDRGHDVVAGVGDAEALIKTVAELAAENALPDVVVADVRMPPTHTDEGVRAAVRLRRDHPGIGVLVLSQYVEEQYATELLAGSSTGVGYLLKDRVADVREFLDAVVRVARGGTALDPEVVAQLLGRSRKQDVLAGLTPREREVLGLMAEGRTNSAVAKQLVVSDGAVEKHVSNIFMKLGLSPSDGDHRRVLAVLTYLRS, from the coding sequence GTGCGGGTGGTCATCGCCGAGGATTCAGTGCTGCTGCGCGAGGGCCTGACCCGGTTGCTGACCGACCGGGGGCATGACGTCGTGGCGGGCGTCGGGGACGCGGAAGCCCTGATCAAGACGGTGGCGGAGCTGGCGGCGGAGAACGCGCTGCCGGACGTGGTGGTGGCCGATGTGCGGATGCCGCCGACGCACACCGACGAAGGGGTGCGGGCCGCCGTGCGGCTGCGGCGCGACCACCCCGGCATAGGCGTGCTCGTGCTGTCGCAGTACGTGGAGGAGCAGTACGCCACCGAACTGCTGGCCGGTTCCAGCACCGGGGTGGGGTATCTGCTGAAGGACCGGGTCGCCGATGTCCGGGAGTTCCTGGACGCCGTCGTGCGCGTGGCCCGGGGCGGCACCGCTCTGGACCCCGAGGTCGTGGCACAGCTGCTCGGCCGCAGCCGCAAGCAGGACGTGCTGGCCGGGCTGACCCCGCGCGAGCGCGAGGTGCTCGGGCTGATGGCCGAGGGGCGGACCAATTCCGCCGTGGCCAAACAGCTGGTGGTGAGCGACGGAGCGGTGGAGAAGCACGTCAGCAACATCTTCATGAAGCTGGGCCTGTCACCGAGTGACGGGGATCACCGGCGCGTGCTGGCCGTCCTCACCTACCTAAGATCTTGA
- a CDS encoding phosphotransferase family protein: protein MAGPAPRPRTSTREPEELGRRLAAWLDAELPGAKVINVSVPGSNGMSSETLLFDIEHPDAPIRACALRLAADPAAYTVFPSYDMPRQHRVMSLVAAHTDLPVPRVQWLEEDPGPLGAPFFVMARAEGRVPPDVMPYTYEGNWLHAATDAERAVLQEESIALLARLHDQFPPEEAQFLLTDGDGSPLRRHVEAQRAYYHWVVAGKSRSPLLERAFDRLEEIWPADEGGPAVLNWGDARIGNVIYAADGFDPVAVLDWEMAACAPREVDLGWTVYLHRFFQDLTVGFGQAGLPDFLRREDIERRYAELTGHTPRDMEFHTLYAALRHGIVMLRIAYRQAHFGEVEVPADPDSLILHHASLAAMVQGTYW, encoded by the coding sequence ATGGCAGGACCGGCACCACGCCCCCGCACCTCCACCCGCGAACCAGAGGAGCTCGGCCGGCGCCTCGCCGCCTGGCTGGACGCCGAACTACCCGGCGCGAAGGTCATCAACGTCTCGGTGCCCGGCTCCAACGGAATGTCCAGCGAGACCCTGCTCTTCGACATAGAGCACCCCGACGCCCCGATCCGCGCCTGTGCGCTGCGCCTCGCCGCCGATCCGGCCGCCTACACCGTCTTCCCCTCCTACGACATGCCCCGCCAGCACCGCGTGATGAGCCTGGTCGCCGCCCACACCGACCTGCCCGTCCCCCGCGTGCAGTGGCTGGAAGAGGACCCCGGACCGCTCGGAGCCCCGTTCTTCGTCATGGCCCGCGCCGAAGGCCGCGTACCGCCCGACGTGATGCCCTACACCTACGAGGGCAACTGGCTGCACGCCGCGACCGACGCCGAACGCGCGGTGCTCCAGGAAGAGAGCATCGCCCTGCTCGCCCGCCTGCACGACCAGTTCCCCCCGGAGGAGGCGCAGTTCCTCCTGACGGACGGCGACGGCAGCCCGCTGCGCCGCCACGTCGAGGCCCAACGCGCCTACTACCACTGGGTGGTGGCCGGCAAGTCCCGGTCCCCGCTGCTGGAACGGGCCTTCGACCGCCTCGAGGAGATCTGGCCGGCCGACGAGGGCGGCCCGGCCGTCCTCAACTGGGGCGACGCGCGCATCGGCAACGTCATCTACGCGGCGGACGGCTTCGATCCCGTCGCCGTGCTCGACTGGGAGATGGCGGCCTGCGCCCCGCGCGAGGTCGACCTCGGCTGGACCGTCTACCTCCACCGCTTCTTCCAGGACCTCACCGTCGGATTCGGCCAGGCCGGCCTGCCGGACTTCCTGCGCCGCGAGGACATAGAGCGCCGGTACGCGGAGCTCACCGGGCACACCCCCCGCGACATGGAGTTCCACACCCTCTACGCCGCACTGCGGCACGGGATCGTGATGCTGCGCATCGCCTACCGGCAGGCGCACTTCGGCGAGGTGGAGGTCCCGGCGGATCCGGACAGCCTGATCCTGCACCACGCCAGCCTGGCCGCCATGGTGCAGGGGACGTACTGGTAG